The Acidimicrobiales bacterium DNA window TCGACGATGCGGTCGTAGATCTCGTCGGCCACGCGACGCACCATCTCGATGCGCTGGAGCACGACGGCGACGTCGCGCACCGTCGCTTGGTCGCGCACCTCGAGCAGGTTGAGGTTGTTCTCTTCGGCGTCGAGGCGGTGCTTGTAGCGCTCGAGGGTCTGCAACGCCTGACCGGCATTCGCCAACAGACCCGGGATTGGTTGCACGCGGTGCTTGTGGCGGCCGCGGTACACGGTGATGATCGACATGTCCTCGGACACCGAGATGACCGGGATGTCGAGGCTGCGGGCGACGCGCTCGGCGGTGCGGTGGCGGGTGCCGGTTTCCGACGTCGGCACCGACGGGTCGGGCACGAGGTGCACGTTGGCGCGGGCGATGCGCGACGCGTCGGGCGTCACCACGATGGCACCGTCCATCTTGGCCAGCTCCGAGAGGCGCTGGGCCGAGAACTCGGCGTCGAGGAGGAAGCCGCCGCTGGAGACGGCGAGCACGTCGGGCCCGTCGCCGATGACGATCAGCGCGCCCATGTTCGCCTGGAGGATCCGGTCGAGGCCTTCGCGCAGGGCGGTGCCGGGCGCGATGGCGGCGAGCGCCTCGATCATCACGGCGGGCCGACGCGGTGCCATCGCGGGCAATCGTACTGTTCGGGGATATGACTCCTCCCCGCGCCCGCTTCGGCGGCGTCGACATCGTCCCGCGCGACATGAACAAATCGGTCGCCTTCTACCGCGAGCTCGGCGTCGACATCCCCGACGACGATGTCTGGATCAAAGACGGCGTGATGCACCACTGGCACACGTCCTTCGACGGCGAGTACGGGATGGACATCGACAGCGAGGCGCTGACGCGTAGTTACGCGCCCGATTGGCGCAGCGGGACCGGCGTCGTGATCACGTTCCGCACCGACACGCGCGAAGACGTCGACGCGCTGCACGACCACATGGTCGGGCTCGGTCACCCGTCGCACCGCGCTCCCTTCGACGCCTTCTGGGGCGCGCGCTACGCGATCATCGTCGACCCCGACGGGAACCACGTGAGCCTCATGTCGCCGATGGACAAGTCGCGCGGCGGCCCGCCGCCGGATCTCTAGTCGCGCTTCGGCTTGAAGCCCTTGAGCGCGTCGGCGAGCGTCGCCATCCGCATCAGCTGAATGCCCGGCACCTCGGGGGTCGCCGCGGGCACGATGGCACGGCCGAAGCCGAGACGGGCGGCCTCCTGCAGGCGACGATCCATGTGCGCCACGCGACGGATCTCGCCGCCGAGGCCGACTTCGCCAATGGCCACGACATCCGCGGGCACCTGGGTTTCGCTCGCCGCTGAAGCCAGCGCGATGGCGAGGCCGAGGTCGCCGGCGGGTTCGCCGACCTTCACGCCACCGACAACGGACGCGTACACGTCCTTGTCGCCGAAGAAGAACGCGCCGCTGCGCTGCATCACGGCGAGCATCGTGGCGAGGCGATTGGTGTCGACTCCCTGCGCCGAGCGACGCGGCATCGGCGCGTTCGTCTTGGACACCAGCGCCTGCACCTCCACCAACAGCGTGCGTTTGCCCTCGAGGACGGGCACGACGCAGGACCCCGCAAGATCGGGACGCCGGTCGCCGAGGAGCAACTCAGCCGGGTCGTCGAGGCCGACGAGGCCCTCGTCGCGCATCTCGAAGAGGCCCAGTTCGCCAGTGGCACCGAAGCGGTGCTTGGCGGCGCGCAGCATCCGCAGCGCGTGGTGCCGGTCGCCCTCGAACGACAGCACGGTGTCGACGACATGCTCGAGCACACGCGGGCCGGCGAGATTGCCGTCCTTGGTGACGTGGCCCACCAGGATCGTGGGCACCCCTGATGCCTTCGCCGCCAGCACGAGGGCGTGGGCACACTCGCGCACCTGCGTCACGGATCCCGGCGACGAGTCGGACTCGGGGTCGAACACGGTCTGGATCGAGTCGACCACCAGCAGGTCGGGTTGGACCTCGGACACCGCGGCGAGGATCGACGGCAGCGCCGTCTCGGCCACGATCCACACGCCGTCGCGGCGCGCCCCGAGTCGCCCGGCGCGCAGCTGCACCTGCTGTGGCGACTCCTCGGCCGAGACCAGCAGGCCGCGGCGGCCGCTGTTGGCCAGCGAGCCGAGGATCTGCAGCGTCAGCGTCGACTTGCCGATGCCGGGCTCGCCGCCGAGCAGCGTGACCGAGCCCGCTACCAGTCCGCCGCCGAGCACCCGGTCGAACTCGCTGACCCAGGTGGGTCGGGCGTGGGCGTCGGACGCGTCGACCGACGTGAGCGGCACCGCCTTGCTCGCGGGACCCGCGTAGGCGACCCGCGCCGGCACGTCGACTTCCTCGACCAGCGTGTTCCACTCCTCGCACGTGGCGCACTGCCCCTGCCACTTCGGATGCGCGGCGCCGCATTGGCTGCACCGGAACACCGTGCGGGTCTTGGCCATTGCGCCGATCCTACGGAGACGGTATAGCGCGGCGGCCGCGCCGCCCGCCGAGGCCGACGATCAGGGCGGTGCCGGCGGCAAGGATGGCGACGGCGCCCAACGCGATCGGCAGGACGTTCCACTGCTTGGCCGTCGCCGCGACCGCGATGCGATCGCCCAGCTTGGGGTGCCACGCCGCAGACCCGCCGTCCTCGACAGGAGCGTTCGACGTCACCTCACCGGGCAAGCGCACGCCGATGGTGATCGGCAGCGCTTTGGCCAACTCGGTACCGATGCGCTGCGCGAACTCGTCTGAGGTGGCGCCGAGCGGCGTGCCCAGCGCTTGCGTCAGCGTCGGGTCGCTGAAGGCGTCGATGCCCTTCCGCAGGTCGACGGTGCCGTGCACCTGCGTCGTGGTGCGCAACAACGAGCGGTGCTGGGCGACGGAGAAGCCGCTGAACAGGCCGCTGCCGCCGTCGAGCTGACGGATGGCGCGGGCGGCGCCGGCCGCCGACGTGAACGGCTTCGTCGCCGTGATCTCCACGTCGGTACCCGACTTCGTCGGCCCGTCGATCCGCCAGCCCGCGCGCTTCAAGTCGTCGACCCGCAGCTTGCCCTTGAGGTCGCCGACGACCTTCTGGGCGTCGCGGTCGAGGGTCACGACGGCGACGACGCGTCCGCCGCCGTGATTGTTGGCGTCGATGCCGACGCGCACCGCCGCCTGGCATCCGCCGAACAGGACGAGCGCGGCCGCGGCCGCGGCCAAACGGAGGCTGCGCAACGATCTAGGTGGTGCGCACGATGAGCAGAGCGCAGGGCGACATCTTGGAGACCTTGTTCGGCACGCTGTTGGCGACGAAACGACCGATGCCCTGCATGCCCTTGTTGCCGAGCACCAGCAGGTCGTAGCCGCCGTTGACGGCCTCTTCCACGAGTGCTTCGGCCGCCGGTGCGTCGACCGCCTTGCCCGTCGCCTTCTTGATCCCGGCGATCTTGACCCGCGCCAGGGCCGCGGCGACAACGTCGTCGGCCTTGGGGGACTTGCCCGCGGAGAACACGGTCAGCGCCGCGCCGGTCGCCACCGCGACCTCGATGGCCTTGTCCACGGCGATCGCCGCGGTGGCAGAGCCATCGGTTCCAACCAGGATCGATTTGTAGACGCCGGCCATACGGCCGCCGAAGCTACTCCGTGCCGGACCCGGCGAGTTCGACGGGAGGCGTTTCTTCGAGCGCCGGGATGATCTTGAAGACGATCTCGCCGTTCTCCGCGTCGATCAGGATCGTCTGACCGGCCTCGTAGTCCTTGGAGAGGATCTTCTCGGACAGGGGCTGCTCGATCATCCGCTGGATGGCACGGCGCAGCGGGCGTGCGCCCATCTGCGGATCCCAACCCTTGTCGGCGAGGAGACCCTTGGCCTCCATCGTCAGCTCGAAGCCCAGACCCTGGCCCTCGAGCTGCTCGCGAATCCGCACGATGAGCAGGTCGACGATCTCGATGATCTCTTCCTTGCTCAGCTCGTGGAACACGATGATCTCGTCGATGCGGTTGAGGAACTCGGGGCGGAAGTGGCCCTTGAGCGCCTCGTTCACCTTCTCCTTCATGCGCTCGTGGGTGAGCGCTTCGGACGACTTGGCGAAGCCG harbors:
- the disA gene encoding DNA integrity scanning diadenylate cyclase DisA, yielding MAPRRPAVMIEALAAIAPGTALREGLDRILQANMGALIVIGDGPDVLAVSSGGFLLDAEFSAQRLSELAKMDGAIVVTPDASRIARANVHLVPDPSVPTSETGTRHRTAERVARSLDIPVISVSEDMSIITVYRGRHKHRVQPIPGLLANAGQALQTLERYKHRLDAEENNLNLLEVRDQATVRDVAVVLQRIEMVRRVADEIYDRIVELGSEGRLVLLQLDELVGGVDDDRLLVLRDYAAETAFDRAESTLAGLADDELVELSVVARVLGHGGIDLDTPISPRGYRQLHRLPRLPETVIDAVVDRFGSLSKMLTATADELDTVGGVGAVRARAIRDGFARIADATLG
- a CDS encoding VOC family protein; the protein is MTPPRARFGGVDIVPRDMNKSVAFYRELGVDIPDDDVWIKDGVMHHWHTSFDGEYGMDIDSEALTRSYAPDWRSGTGVVITFRTDTREDVDALHDHMVGLGHPSHRAPFDAFWGARYAIIVDPDGNHVSLMSPMDKSRGGPPPDL
- the radA gene encoding DNA repair protein RadA, whose translation is MAKTRTVFRCSQCGAAHPKWQGQCATCEEWNTLVEEVDVPARVAYAGPASKAVPLTSVDASDAHARPTWVSEFDRVLGGGLVAGSVTLLGGEPGIGKSTLTLQILGSLANSGRRGLLVSAEESPQQVQLRAGRLGARRDGVWIVAETALPSILAAVSEVQPDLLVVDSIQTVFDPESDSSPGSVTQVRECAHALVLAAKASGVPTILVGHVTKDGNLAGPRVLEHVVDTVLSFEGDRHHALRMLRAAKHRFGATGELGLFEMRDEGLVGLDDPAELLLGDRRPDLAGSCVVPVLEGKRTLLVEVQALVSKTNAPMPRRSAQGVDTNRLATMLAVMQRSGAFFFGDKDVYASVVGGVKVGEPAGDLGLAIALASAASETQVPADVVAIGEVGLGGEIRRVAHMDRRLQEAARLGFGRAIVPAATPEVPGIQLMRMATLADALKGFKPKRD
- a CDS encoding universal stress protein translates to MAGVYKSILVGTDGSATAAIAVDKAIEVAVATGAALTVFSAGKSPKADDVVAAALARVKIAGIKKATGKAVDAPAAEALVEEAVNGGYDLLVLGNKGMQGIGRFVANSVPNKVSKMSPCALLIVRTT